In the Moraxella osloensis genome, one interval contains:
- a CDS encoding RNA-guided endonuclease InsQ/TnpB family protein, which translates to MKTLKLRIRDKHADQLNRLSGSVNFVWNYVNDLSYKHLQKTGKFFSAYDLNDYTKGSGELLGLHSQTIQAINETHTKSRRQSKKAKLSWRTNNPKSKRKNLGWLPFKQSAIKHIATHQTGKKGLKSTLQLSLAKGQKLVIDLWDSYNLSLYQINTLEIVQDSRNRWYACITVKQYPKTTCGMGSVGIDLGLKDSATASNGDKLQIKQTLKYAKALATAQRAKNKQRVKAIHAKIKHTRQDLIHKFTTQLVKDNALIVVGDVRTTQFNSKKGKLAKSVYDAGWFELKRQLTYKCENAGCRFEIVNEKYTTQTCSCCGDMSSSPKGRAGLRIREWTCATCGTRHDRDINASKNILAVGLNRLVEGIPSL; encoded by the coding sequence ATGAAAACACTCAAGCTACGCATACGAGATAAACACGCAGACCAATTAAACCGCCTAAGCGGTTCGGTCAATTTCGTATGGAACTATGTGAATGACTTGAGTTACAAGCATCTGCAAAAGACTGGCAAGTTCTTTTCAGCCTACGACCTAAACGACTACACCAAAGGTAGCGGTGAGTTACTTGGTTTACATTCTCAAACTATTCAAGCCATCAATGAAACCCACACCAAATCGCGTCGCCAATCCAAAAAAGCTAAATTGTCATGGCGAACCAACAACCCAAAATCAAAGCGTAAAAACTTAGGTTGGCTACCATTCAAACAATCCGCCATTAAGCACATTGCCACACACCAAACTGGTAAAAAGGGCTTAAAATCTACCTTACAACTATCTTTAGCCAAAGGGCAAAAGCTAGTCATTGATCTATGGGACAGCTACAACCTATCGCTTTACCAAATCAACACACTAGAAATTGTCCAAGACAGCCGTAACCGTTGGTATGCCTGTATTACCGTCAAACAATACCCTAAAACTACTTGCGGAATGGGTAGCGTTGGGATTGATTTAGGCTTAAAAGACAGTGCCACCGCCTCAAATGGCGATAAACTACAAATCAAGCAAACGCTCAAATATGCCAAAGCGTTAGCCACCGCCCAACGTGCCAAAAACAAACAGCGTGTCAAAGCGATCCATGCCAAAATCAAACATACACGGCAAGACCTAATCCACAAATTCACCACCCAATTAGTCAAAGACAATGCCCTAATCGTGGTAGGTGACGTTAGAACTACCCAATTTAACAGTAAAAAAGGCAAACTAGCCAAATCGGTTTACGATGCAGGTTGGTTTGAACTCAAGCGACAACTGACCTACAAATGCGAGAACGCAGGTTGCCGTTTTGAAATCGTGAATGAGAAATACACTACCCAAACTTGCTCGTGCTGTGGCGATATGTCCAGTAGTCCGAAAGGTAGAGCAGGTTTGCGAATAAGAGAATGGACTTGTGCAACGTGTGGCACACGGCATGATAGAGATATTAACGCCAGTAAGAACATTCTTGCGGTTGGGCTTAACCGTCTTGTAGAAGGAATCCCCTCACTTTAG
- the tnpA gene encoding IS200/IS605 family transposase has product MSSDLRIGRHVVYNLHVHLVFVAKYRKKVFTKEILDDMQVIFEKVCSKFEAQLVEFDGESDHVHLLVVYPPKVAISSLVNSLKGVSSRLLRKKEYPSIKEQLWGEALWSPSYFAGSCGGAPIEIIRQYIEQQNTPH; this is encoded by the coding sequence ATGTCAAGCGATTTAAGAATTGGTAGGCACGTTGTTTACAATCTTCATGTGCATTTGGTCTTTGTGGCTAAATACCGCAAAAAAGTATTCACTAAAGAGATTTTAGACGACATGCAGGTTATCTTTGAGAAAGTTTGTTCAAAGTTTGAGGCACAATTGGTTGAGTTTGACGGTGAAAGTGACCATGTGCATTTACTGGTGGTTTATCCGCCCAAAGTGGCTATTTCTAGTTTGGTGAATAGCTTGAAAGGCGTGTCTAGTCGGTTATTGCGTAAAAAAGAATATCCGTCTATTAAAGAGCAGTTATGGGGAGAAGCGTTGTGGTCGCCTAGTTATTTTGCAGGTAGTTGTGGCGGTGCTCCAATTGAAATTATACGCCAGTACATTGAACAGCAAAATACACCGCACTAA
- a CDS encoding sulfate ABC transporter substrate-binding protein, producing MMTVNFQKKTKVQHKTVAVLSSIALLGVSLAGCSRAPTQQNQQAASGQAATQSNTGASDKGGIKLLNVSYDVARDFYKSYNPLFIKDYETKNSGKTIDIQQSHGGSSKQALAVANGLQADVVSMNQGSDVELLVKKGLVAQDWQSQFPNKAVPYTSAIVFLVRKDNPKQIKDWSDLAKPGVQIVLANPKTTGNGRYAFLGAYGYGLHSFNKDESKTKNFVKELLKNVPVYENGGRAATTTFLQRQIGDVLVTFENEANLAVKQFGKGDVQIVYPSYTISAENPVAIVKSVTDKKGTNDAAKAYLDYLWSEPAQQLAADLYLRPSDAAVLAKNQDKLPALTTFSPNAEFGSWTDIMTKYFKDGGVFDQLASPTSTIASAPAAK from the coding sequence ATGATGACTGTTAATTTTCAAAAAAAAACTAAGGTTCAACACAAAACCGTAGCCGTGCTATCAAGTATAGCGTTATTAGGCGTGAGCCTGGCGGGCTGTTCACGTGCGCCCACCCAGCAAAACCAACAAGCCGCTTCAGGTCAAGCCGCTACGCAATCAAATACAGGTGCGAGCGATAAAGGCGGTATCAAACTGCTCAATGTCTCCTATGACGTCGCGCGTGACTTTTATAAAAGCTACAATCCCCTGTTTATCAAAGACTATGAAACCAAAAATAGCGGCAAAACCATCGATATCCAGCAATCGCATGGCGGCTCTAGCAAACAAGCGCTCGCAGTTGCCAACGGTCTACAAGCGGACGTAGTGAGTATGAACCAAGGCTCAGATGTAGAGCTGTTGGTGAAAAAAGGCTTGGTGGCACAAGATTGGCAAAGCCAATTCCCAAACAAAGCAGTACCCTATACCAGTGCCATCGTGTTTTTGGTGCGTAAAGACAACCCAAAACAAATCAAAGACTGGTCTGATTTGGCAAAACCAGGCGTACAAATCGTACTTGCCAACCCAAAAACTACGGGTAATGGTCGTTATGCCTTCTTAGGCGCGTATGGCTACGGCTTACATAGTTTTAATAAAGATGAAAGCAAAACCAAAAACTTTGTCAAAGAGTTGCTCAAAAACGTGCCGGTGTATGAAAATGGTGGGCGTGCGGCGACTACCACGTTCTTACAACGTCAAATTGGCGATGTATTAGTCACCTTTGAAAATGAAGCCAATCTCGCGGTTAAACAGTTTGGGAAAGGCGATGTGCAAATTGTCTATCCAAGCTACACCATATCAGCAGAAAACCCCGTGGCGATTGTCAAATCAGTGACTGATAAAAAAGGCACCAACGACGCAGCGAAAGCGTATCTTGATTATTTATGGAGCGAGCCTGCCCAGCAATTGGCGGCAGATTTATACCTGCGCCCAAGTGACGCGGCGGTACTGGCTAAAAATCAAGATAAATTACCCGCGCTTACCACTTTTAGTCCCAATGCCGAATTCGGTAGCTGGACGGATATCATGACCAAATACTTCAAAGATGGGGGTGTCTTTGATCAACTAGCCAGCCCAACGAGCACCATAGCATCGGCACCTGCGGCAAAATAG
- the xseA gene encoding exodeoxyribonuclease VII large subunit, protein MAKASKTVIKSIEAQLARLDLQTTSLNQADDVFLALLDDSEPDNKATAKRGSVDNLNDYDFSEQLAIQDRDSQLQQALSDTVLSLSDYLSAVQLVIGETFAHTVWVKAEIRSLSAKGGHYYFELADKDIDGKVTASCRGTLWRGQAAKVLSKFEKNTGMSLERGLNVLLKVSATFHAQYGFSLNIVDIDPTYTLGDLAKQYQMILTRLHEEGLLDLNQSLPMPFDIEHVLVIAPEKAAGLGDFRADADRLASTGACIFHYEHATFQGNHAPEDIRQAIIKGMKNLSKQHITADLIVIIRGGGAVGDLAYLNDYELAALVAEQPIPVWVGIGHERDRVMLDEVAHQSFDTPSKVIAGIRHHLLTITQGAKQHFLTIEQIAKSSILQARRDSEQQLAKIQSAAQRQLSAAKLAMDNQFVQIRQLAYQQITTARQSTDRMREMTLLQHPSTVLTRGYAIIRTSQPASKDLVSKGLASNDLASNTVMTSIAQAEPNSTITIELQDGYLQATVNAKQSKN, encoded by the coding sequence ATGGCAAAAGCTTCCAAAACCGTTATCAAATCAATTGAAGCGCAGCTCGCACGACTGGATTTGCAAACCACCTCATTAAATCAGGCTGATGACGTATTTTTGGCGCTGCTTGACGATAGTGAGCCTGATAATAAAGCAACTGCAAAGCGTGGCAGTGTTGATAACTTAAACGATTATGACTTTAGCGAACAATTAGCCATTCAAGATCGTGATAGCCAACTGCAACAGGCGTTAAGCGATACGGTATTGTCACTGAGCGATTATCTATCCGCTGTACAGTTGGTGATTGGTGAAACGTTTGCCCATACCGTTTGGGTAAAAGCTGAAATCCGTAGTCTGTCAGCCAAAGGCGGTCACTATTATTTTGAATTGGCGGATAAAGATATTGATGGCAAAGTCACCGCCAGCTGCCGCGGCACGCTATGGCGCGGTCAAGCAGCCAAAGTACTGTCAAAGTTTGAAAAAAACACTGGCATGAGCCTTGAGCGAGGCTTGAATGTATTGCTCAAAGTCTCAGCCACGTTCCATGCCCAATATGGCTTTTCGTTAAACATCGTCGATATCGACCCCACTTACACATTAGGCGATTTGGCAAAGCAATACCAAATGATTTTAACCAGACTGCATGAAGAAGGGCTGCTCGATCTCAATCAATCGCTCCCGATGCCGTTTGATATTGAGCATGTGCTGGTCATCGCCCCTGAAAAAGCCGCAGGGCTGGGCGATTTTCGCGCGGATGCCGATAGGCTTGCCAGCACAGGGGCTTGTATTTTTCATTATGAGCACGCCACTTTTCAAGGCAATCATGCCCCTGAAGACATCCGCCAAGCCATCATTAAAGGCATGAAAAATCTGAGCAAGCAGCATATTACCGCAGATTTGATAGTGATTATCCGAGGTGGTGGCGCGGTGGGTGATCTGGCCTATCTCAATGATTATGAACTTGCCGCGCTGGTGGCGGAGCAGCCGATACCGGTATGGGTCGGCATTGGGCATGAGCGCGACCGTGTCATGCTAGATGAAGTCGCTCATCAAAGTTTTGATACCCCATCGAAGGTTATCGCAGGTATTCGCCATCATTTGCTCACTATTACCCAGGGTGCCAAACAACATTTTTTGACCATAGAGCAAATTGCTAAATCTAGCATCTTGCAGGCACGCCGTGATAGCGAACAACAACTTGCCAAGATACAATCGGCCGCTCAGCGACAATTATCTGCCGCTAAACTTGCCATGGACAACCAATTTGTACAGATTCGCCAACTTGCCTATCAGCAAATCACTACCGCTCGTCAATCAACCGATCGAATGCGTGAGATGACATTGTTGCAGCACCCGTCAACTGTATTAACCCGTGGCTATGCGATTATCAGAACCTCGCAGCCTGCATCAAAAGACTTAGTATCAAAGGGCTTAGCCTCAAATGATTTAGCATCCAATACGGTGATGACTTCGATTGCTCAAGCTGAGCCCAATTCAACCATAACCATTGAACTACAAGATGGCTATCTACAAGCCACCGTCAATGCCAAACAATCAAAAAACTGA
- the xseB gene encoding exodeoxyribonuclease VII small subunit, with translation MTQPTDFKSAYEVLKTNAQLLQNSQEPNIDALMTIVAQSIDAYKVCQARIDAVEASLNQAFETD, from the coding sequence ATGACCCAGCCAACCGATTTTAAAAGCGCCTATGAGGTGTTAAAAACAAATGCACAGCTCTTGCAAAATAGCCAAGAGCCCAACATCGATGCGCTGATGACTATTGTAGCGCAGTCAATTGACGCCTATAAAGTATGCCAAGCGCGGATTGATGCCGTTGAAGCCTCGCTGAATCAAGCGTTTGAAACAGACTAA
- a CDS encoding potassium transporter Kup: MSKAHAKSSVPALTLGAIGVVYGDIGTSVLYSVKEVFNSGHVAFNVANIYGVLSLFVWTITIIVSLKYISLVLRADNKGEGGLIAMLALAASAVKHRPKLHAIIMTMGIFGTCLFYGDGVITPSISVLSAVEGLTVVSPRLHSVVIPATLTILFLLFFVQKFGTKGIGKLFGPVMVLWFLLIAGIGVYHIQHNVEILQAINPIYAYQFVMANPTLAFIILGAVVLCVTGGEALYADMGHFGKKPIRIAWFSIVMPALLLNYFGQGAFLLANPEGKSNPFFLMIPDAMRIPMVVMATLATVIASQALISGAFSITKQAVQLGFLPRMRIVYTNVKEVGQVYIPAINWGLFIAIAFAVVMFKSSGALAAAYGIAVCTDMLITTILTFFVIRYAWKYPLLLCIAATSLFFVVDFLFWASNLLKLFKGGWFPLLLGGVMFVLMMTWRDGRNLVRIAHTTRQINLKNFLDDLFGSFTNKRLQIALESTQGKLEKLTQDIENAPLENIQELKNQQALLQEKILINQRCQVLFENIKKIKGIAVFMVSEVDIVPVALKQNLKHNKCLHEYNIFVTVNTLETPWVGLSKRSEVTYLGHNCWKVVLNFGFKNDPDVPDSLKHIQQFNFDFDPAKVSYFLSHEAVVASESIKGMALWREKLFAHMHRNAGTAAEFLKLPSNNVVEMGAKVEI; the protein is encoded by the coding sequence ATGAGTAAAGCACATGCTAAAAGCTCGGTTCCTGCACTGACATTAGGGGCAATCGGGGTCGTTTATGGCGATATCGGTACCAGTGTACTGTATTCAGTAAAAGAAGTTTTTAATTCTGGTCATGTCGCCTTTAACGTTGCCAATATCTATGGGGTGCTGTCGTTATTTGTATGGACGATTACCATCATCGTCAGTCTCAAGTACATCTCGTTGGTGCTACGTGCCGACAATAAAGGGGAAGGCGGTCTGATTGCGATGCTAGCCTTGGCAGCAAGCGCGGTGAAACATCGCCCAAAATTGCACGCAATCATCATGACCATGGGAATATTTGGTACCTGCTTGTTTTATGGCGATGGGGTTATTACCCCATCCATCTCGGTGCTATCGGCAGTAGAAGGTTTGACGGTGGTATCGCCACGGCTGCATAGTGTGGTAATTCCTGCCACGCTTACCATTTTATTCCTGTTATTTTTTGTGCAAAAATTTGGTACCAAAGGTATCGGCAAGCTGTTTGGACCTGTGATGGTGCTGTGGTTTTTGTTGATTGCTGGCATTGGGGTTTATCATATCCAGCACAATGTCGAAATCTTGCAAGCCATCAATCCCATCTATGCTTATCAGTTTGTGATGGCCAATCCGACACTCGCCTTTATCATCTTGGGGGCAGTTGTGTTGTGCGTGACAGGCGGTGAAGCCTTGTATGCCGATATGGGGCATTTTGGCAAAAAACCGATTCGTATCGCTTGGTTTTCCATTGTCATGCCCGCCTTGCTGCTCAATTATTTTGGTCAAGGCGCATTTTTACTGGCAAACCCTGAGGGCAAATCCAATCCCTTCTTTTTGATGATTCCAGATGCCATGCGTATCCCGATGGTGGTGATGGCAACTTTAGCGACAGTGATTGCGTCACAAGCGCTTATTTCTGGGGCGTTTAGTATCACCAAACAAGCGGTGCAACTTGGCTTTTTACCGCGTATGCGTATTGTGTATACCAATGTCAAAGAAGTGGGTCAGGTCTATATTCCAGCTATTAACTGGGGCTTGTTTATTGCGATTGCGTTTGCTGTGGTGATGTTTAAATCATCGGGTGCGTTAGCGGCCGCTTATGGTATAGCGGTTTGTACGGATATGCTGATTACCACGATATTGACCTTCTTTGTGATTCGCTATGCGTGGAAATATCCTTTGCTACTGTGTATTGCCGCGACCTCATTGTTCTTTGTGGTGGATTTCTTGTTTTGGGCGTCAAATCTGCTTAAACTGTTCAAAGGCGGCTGGTTCCCATTGTTGTTAGGGGGCGTCATGTTTGTGCTCATGATGACTTGGCGAGATGGGCGTAATTTGGTGAGAATTGCCCATACCACAAGACAAATTAACTTAAAAAATTTCTTGGATGACTTGTTTGGCAGTTTTACCAATAAACGCTTACAAATAGCCTTGGAGTCGACGCAAGGCAAATTAGAAAAGCTGACCCAAGATATTGAAAACGCGCCGCTTGAGAATATCCAAGAGCTGAAAAATCAGCAAGCGTTACTGCAAGAGAAAATCTTAATCAATCAGCGCTGTCAAGTGCTGTTTGAAAATATCAAAAAAATCAAAGGCATTGCCGTATTTATGGTCTCTGAAGTCGATATCGTACCCGTGGCGTTGAAACAAAACTTAAAGCACAATAAATGCTTGCATGAGTACAATATCTTTGTCACCGTTAATACCTTAGAAACCCCTTGGGTGGGTCTCAGCAAGCGCAGTGAAGTGACCTATTTGGGACACAATTGCTGGAAGGTGGTACTCAATTTTGGCTTTAAAAATGACCCTGATGTGCCAGATTCGCTCAAACACATTCAGCAATTTAACTTTGATTTCGACCCTGCCAAGGTCAGTTATTTCTTATCCCATGAGGCAGTGGTGGCATCTGAAAGCATCAAAGGTATGGCGTTATGGCGTGAAAAATTGTTTGCCCATATGCACCGTAATGCCGGCACCGCGGCTGAGTTTCTAAAACTTCCTAGCAACAATGTGGTAGAAATGGGTGCCAAAGTAGAAATTTAA
- a CDS encoding MFS transporter yields MGAIVLLPVMLQQTMGYTAVWAGLAAAPIGIFPVLLTPLIGKYARNIDMRILVTLSFLIYCATFVWRSDFNPQMTFWDVFWPQFIQGLGTAMFFMPLTTIALSNISHDKMAAATGIFTFVRTLAGGIGASMVMTVWERRSNHAHTYLTESITQNSNFDAWSNSLQASGMSYEQTLALINQNINQQALIIGSNEVFYVFGLVFLLLIGMIWLAKPPFHH; encoded by the coding sequence ATGGGCGCCATTGTGCTACTGCCCGTCATGCTGCAGCAGACCATGGGCTATACCGCGGTTTGGGCAGGGTTGGCAGCGGCACCGATTGGTATTTTCCCAGTGTTGTTGACGCCCTTGATCGGTAAATACGCGCGAAACATCGATATGCGCATCTTGGTGACGTTAAGTTTTTTAATTTATTGTGCCACCTTCGTATGGCGCAGTGATTTTAATCCGCAGATGACGTTTTGGGATGTGTTTTGGCCGCAGTTTATTCAAGGACTGGGTACTGCCATGTTTTTTATGCCACTAACCACCATTGCGCTCTCCAATATTTCGCATGATAAAATGGCGGCAGCGACGGGAATTTTTACCTTTGTGAGAACCTTAGCGGGCGGGATTGGCGCTTCAATGGTAATGACAGTGTGGGAAAGACGCAGCAATCATGCGCATACTTATTTGACTGAAAGTATCACCCAAAATTCCAATTTTGATGCGTGGTCAAACAGCCTGCAAGCGTCTGGCATGAGTTATGAGCAAACGCTGGCACTCATCAACCAAAATATTAACCAACAGGCGCTGATTATTGGCTCTAATGAGGTCTTTTATGTATTTGGCTTGGTGTTCTTATTATTGATTGGTATGATTTGGCTTGCCAAACCGCCGTTTCACCATTAA
- a CDS encoding helix-turn-helix domain-containing protein → MPNLYDQDLRKRTIAYWQETNNKSKTARIFGICRNTLNSWIALYQDQGNTEPKKAQPTGVKHIITDLDSFERYVKAKQFDTAKQLREQYLKDHPDVSISYNAFVDTLHRINWTFKKRPSPTKNQTP, encoded by the coding sequence ATGCCAAACCTATACGACCAAGACTTACGCAAACGCACCATAGCCTACTGGCAAGAAACAAATAACAAAAGCAAAACAGCGAGAATATTCGGCATCTGTCGCAACACGCTTAACAGTTGGATAGCCTTGTACCAGGACCAAGGCAATACCGAACCTAAGAAAGCACAACCAACGGGTGTAAAACACATCATAACTGACCTTGATAGTTTTGAACGATATGTCAAAGCTAAACAATTTGACACCGCTAAACAGCTACGGGAACAATATTTAAAAGACCATCCCGATGTCAGTATATCCTACAATGCGTTTGTCGATACCCTACATCGTATCAACTGGACATTTAAAAAAAGACCTTCACCTACAAAGAATCAGACCCCGTAA